The Miscanthus floridulus cultivar M001 chromosome 7, ASM1932011v1, whole genome shotgun sequence genome includes a region encoding these proteins:
- the LOC136462305 gene encoding BTB/POZ and TAZ domain-containing protein 1-like, with amino-acid sequence MAFCADFAALRPSPADVRVVTSDGSTIRAHSSVLAAASPVLERMIVGARRGWDADFTVRVLGAPADAVVAFLRFLYSNPRAAAAGEWAEEDAVGAHGAALLVLAHAYRVPWLKRRTEAAVSARLTAERVVDALKLAALCDAPRLYLSCARLAGKDLDAVERSEGWSFAGRHDAALRLNLLQLLHDADQRKERWERERASQHVYGQLSDAMAFLDRIFAGTEEASSCEDEDGVRRGLEQLMRHFAACGGRTRKPAACPRCRRAFQLLRLHASVCDRAGAGDGGDPCKVALCSNLKAKMQEEGVDKTWKLLVKKVTRARVMSALASREVPEVVKKSWAKYSSRRAARIR; translated from the exons ATGGCCTTCTGCGCGGATTTTGCTGCGCTCCGCCCGTCGCCGGCCGACGTCCGTGTCGTCACGTCCGACGGGAGCACCATCCGTGCGCATTCCTCCGTTCTT GCCGCGGCGTCCCCGGTCCTGGAGCGGATGATCGTAGGCGCGCGCCGCGGGTGGGACGCCGACTTCACCGTCCGCGTCCTCGGCGCGCCCGCCGACGCCGTCGTCGCCTTCCTCCGCTTCCTCTACTCCAACCCCAG ggcggcggcggcgggggagtgGGCGGAGGAGGACGCGGTGGGCGCGCACGGGGCGGCGCTGCTGGTGCTGGCGCACGCGTACCGTGTCCCGTGGCTGAAGCGGCGCACGGAGGCCGCGGTGTCGGCGCGACTGACCGCGGAGCGCGTGGTGGACGCGCTCAAGCTGGCCGCGCTCTGCGACGCGCCGCGGCTGTACCTGTCGTGCGCGCGCCTCGCGGGCAAGGACCTGGACGCCGTGGAGCGGTCCGAGGGGTGGAGCTTCGCGGGCCGCCACGACGCCGCGCTCCGGCTCAACCTGCTCCAGCTCCTCCACGACGCCGACCAG AGAAAGGAGAGGTGGGAGAGGGAGCGTGCGTCGCAGCACGTGTACGGGCAGCTCAGCGACGCCATGGCCTTCCTGGACCGTATCTTCGCTGGCACAGAAGAAGCCTCGTCGTGCGAGGACGAGGACGGCGTCCGCCGGGGGCTCGAGCAGCTCATGCGGCACTTCGCCGCGTGCGGCGGCAGGACCAGGAAACCCGCCGCCTGCCCGCGCTGCAGGCGCGCGTTCCAGCTCCTCCGGCTCCACGCCTCCGTCTGCgaccgcgccggcgccggcgacggcggcgaccCTTGCAAAGTTGCCTTGTGCAG CAACCTCAAGGCCAAGATGCAAGAAGAGGGAGTGGACAAGACATGGAAGCTTCTGGTGAAGAAGGTGACCAGGGCTAGGGTGATGTCTGCTCTGGCCAGCAGGGAGGTGCCAGAGGTTGTGAAGAAGTCATGGGCCAAATACAGCAGCCGTAGAGCTGCCAGAATTAGATGA